CGCACCACTGCCCCAGCGCAGGCTGTTGCAATGGTGCGGCGCGAGGCAGCCGAAACGCCCGCTTTGTTCACGCCCCCTGTCTCGGCCAGTGATGGAAACCGGCGATTTGCGATAGCCATCGGAGTTGGCGCGTTGGTGGTCACGTCAGCCATCGGCTCGGCGCTTGTCTTCAGCGGGCGGCCCGCTGGATTGGCCTTCGTCTCGCCGGCGGCGGCCAAAGTGGCATCGCCCCTCGAGTTGGTATCGCTGGACTCTGCGCGAGACGGAGATCGCGTCACCATCCGCGGCCTGGTGAGGAATCCGGCGGCTGGAACCCGGGTGGAGCATCTCCAGGCCGTGATCTTTCTGTTCGATCGGCGCGGCATGTACCTCGGCACGTCACACGCCGCCGTGGTGCAAGGTGTCCTGCCACCCGGGTCGGAATCGTCGTTTGAGGTTCCGCTCGCGGCGGGCCTGCGGGTCAGCCGATATCGCGTGAGCTTCCGCGTGGCCACAGCGCCGGTGCCCCATATTGATCGCCGGCCGGTGCCGATCCCGGCGCCAGCCGGTCAACGTATGGCCGCCACGGAGCAACCCGCCTTCGCCCTCGGGACGCCGGAGCTGCCGCTGGCAGCGAAGGCGCCTTCGGCTTCGGCGAGGCCAGGCCAAAGCCCGCTCACACGAGCGGGCACCGGCCGGCGCGCCACCCTGGCCATCTCACCAGGTGCGGTGCAGTACCCTTCGACTCGGTTGAGTTGCGCTTCAGGTGGCCCTGTCCAATGCCCTGAAACAGGGAACCAACATTGAGCTGCCTTTCTCTGCTGAAGTGAGCTCAGGGTTGAGGAGACACATGATAGGTGTGCGACGTTGGCGAGCAGACCGCGCCCCTCGCGTGCTCGTGGTCGTCGCGCTCGTCGCGGCCTTCGGCGCAACCCTCCCGGGTCAGCAGGACCAGAGCCCACGCTATCGGTTCAAGACGGGTGTCGAGCTGGTCAACGTCACGGCCACAGTCACCGACCGCGCGGGACGCTTCGTCGGCAACCTCACGCGCGACGACTTCGGCGTGTACGAAGACGGCGTCCTGCAGTCGATTGACTACTTCTCCCGCGAACGGGTGCCCGTCAGCCTCGGCATCGTGCTCGACACGTCGGGCAGCATGGTTGGAGACAAGATTCGCGCGGCTCAGCGGGCACTCGACCGGTTTCTCGTTGAGCTGCTCGGACCCGACGACGAAGTCTTCCTGTACCGCATCGGCGACGAGCCGCTGCTGGTCCAGGGATGGACCACGGATCGCGACGCGCTACGCCGCCAGCTGGGCCGCATTACGCCGACGGGAGAGACCGCGCTGTACGACACGGTTGCCCGCGCCGTCGCGCTCGCGCAGACGGGCACTCATCGGAAGAAGGCCCTCGTGATCATCTCCGATGGCAATGACAACGCGTCGACGATTGGCGTGCGCCAGGTACGCCAGCTGATCCTGCAATCTGAATTGCTCGTGTACGCCATCGGCCTCGATGGGAACGCGGGGATCATGCGGATTGCCCAACAGCGCGGACCCCAGCGACCACGGCCGCCGGTTCGCATCCCCTGGCCGCCGACCCTCCCTCGTGGCGGCGGCTTTCCACCACAGAATCCGCCGATCCCTGCGATCCCACCGCCTTCCGGAGGATTGCCGCACAGCAGCGAGGAAGGCGTTAACGCGACTGCCCTTCGCGCCATCACCGACGACAGCGGTGGCCGAACCGAGATCATCCGCTCGAGCCTCGATCTCGATCCGGCGACCGCCGGAATCGCCGACGAACTGAGCCGGCAGTACTCATTGGCCTACTCGCCGACATCCCCAAAGGACGGTCGGTGGCACAACATCCGGGTCGTCGTGAAGAACCGCGACTGCCTCGTGCGCGCGCGACGAGGTTACGTGGCGGGGGTGGTCGGAAAAACGGAGCGTTCTGTCTCCTGATAGAATCCTCCCCGATGTCTCTGCTTCTGATTGCCATCAGCCTCGCCATCCTGGGCAGCGTGGGCGGGATCGTGCTCGGAGCGGTCCTGCTCGTCTTCCGCGAGTCGGTGCGAACCAAGCTGGTTCCGTGGCTCGTCAGTTACGCGGTCGGGACGCTGCTCGGCGTGGCCCTGCTCGATATACTGCCCGAAGCCCTGCAGTCACTGAAGCCCACGCCGGTGTTTGGGGCGCTGCTTGGCGGCATCATGGCCTTTTTCATTCTCGAGAAACTCGTGTTGTGGCATCACTGCCACGACGATCAGTGCGAATCCCACAAGGCGGCGGCGCCGCTCATCCTGATCGGACACAGCGTCCACAACCTCATTGACGGCACGATGATCGCCGCCGCGACGTATGTCTCGATTCCCCTTGGCGTGACGACGGCGCTGGCGGTCGCCGCCCACGAGATTCCCCAGGAAGTGGGCGACTTCGCGATTCTCCTGCACGCGGGCTATTCGAGGATGAAAGCGCTCTGGCTCAACGTGCTGTCGGGTATGTCGGCGGCTGGCGGCGTGCTGCTGGCCTTCGTCGCCATCGATCGGTCACGGGATATCGTGCCGTATTTTCTGCCTGTGGCGGCCGCGAGCTTCCTCTATATCGCCATGTCAGACCTGATCCCGAGCCTGCACCGCAACCCGCTTGAAGGCGGCGCCATTCGTCAGGTCCTCCTGGTCGGCGCGGGCATCCTGACGGTTACGCTGCTCTGAGGCGCCCGCGCGCCGGATTCGTCTCGGCCGCCTTCGTGCTTCTTGCTTCTGACTCTTCTCTTTCCCCTACACTCTCATTCTTGCTTCTTGGTTCTTGCTCCTTGCTACTTGTCCACTTGTCCACTTGTCCCCTTGCGAGGTCGGCCAGCCCGGCTGCCTTGTCGCGGACTGGTCACAAACTCGGCGGTTATTCGTTGGCACACACTGGCACGCAGTTTGAAGTTCAAGGGCGTGGGCAGAGTTCCGATCCGAATGTCCCGGCACGCCGGCGCCGCTGGGTTCCCCCACATTTTCGGAGATCTCTCGCCCGACGAAGGAGTACGACCCATGACACGGTTACGCCACATCGCCACCGGTCTGATGCTCGTCGCGCTGATCGCAGCACCGATCCTCGCGCAGGACGAGCGGAAAGACCTTCAAATATTCAAGGACGCCTCGGACGCGGTCCTCAGGTACCCGCGATTCACGATCTTCGACGACGTGAGCGCGTCGATCGACCAGGGAGTGGTCACCCTGGCCGGCAAGGTCACGATGCCGTTCAAGCGTACCGACATCGAAGACCGGGTCGCCCGGGTCGCCGGCGTCAAACGCGTGGACAACTCGATTACGGTGCTTCCGGTCTCGATCGCGGACGACGACCTGCGGTACTTCATCGCGCGCGCCATCTACGGCAATTCCGCGTTCTGGCAATACGCGACGATGACCAATCCGCCCATTCACGTCATTGTCGAACGCGGGCGGGTGACGCTGACCGGCGTGGTCAGCAGCAATGTGGAGCGGATGCTGGCGCGATCGCTGGCCGCCGGATTTGGCGAGTTCTCGATCACCAGCGAGCTGAAGACTGACGCCGAAGTCAGGAGCGCACTGGAGAAGATTGGGATGTAAGGACCTTCTCGAGGCGAATCTCGTCCCTCACTTCAATGCCCGCGAACCCTGTGTTGTCGGGCGGCGGATTGTGAGGGACGAGCGCTCCCACGATCACCTCGGTGATCTGGTAGCCGCGCCGCTGGTAGAAATACAACGACGGCAGGTTGTCGTTGGTGGTGCAGAAGACGACCTTCGGCAGATCGAGGCGTCGTGCGAGCAACTCGGCCTCCGCGACGAGATACCCTCCCACGCCGGACCGCTGCCAGGTTGCCTCGGTGGCCAGCGCGACAATCTGCAGGCCATCGCCCCGCAACCGGTACGCCAGCGCGCCCGCGAGTTCGTTCTTCATGACGGCGACCAGGGCCGGAGCATCGTCAAGCGCCAGCAGGCTGCCAAACGCCACCATCTTTGAGCGGCCGAAGTCGCGGCGGAACAAGTCCATGACGGCAACGCGGTCGTCGTCTGCCCCCTCGCGCACCAATACCGGAGGAAGGTCAAGGTGCGCGCGACACTGGCACACGACCTGGAGCCGGGCATCCTGCCAGTCGACGGACTTCCCGCACCGCCCGCATCGAAGCACCGTGGGCTGGGCCCCAAACGTGAAGTGACTCGCCATCGGTCCTTCCTCCTTCGCCCTCGACATTCTCGAGGGCTTCGGCGGACTAAAGTCCCTGCGCCCTGGACAGTCTCGAAGGGCTTCGGCGGACTAAGCCGCCTTCGCACGGCGACTCTCGAGGTGCTTCGGCGTGCCAAGCCGCCTGCGGCTACGGCGTGCCAGGCCGGCTTCGCGCGGCAACAGTGTAACGAATCGGCGTGGGTTCGGGTCTATCATACTGATCGGCCCTTTTACACAGGTTTGGAGGAGTGGTCATGTCGATGAAGCGACGAGCGGTGTGGGCCGTGGCGGCGATAGCCGTCGCGGGATTGCTGGTTGAAACCGGGGCGTACGCGCAGACGGCGCCGCCAGCGCAGCAGCCGCCAAAGGCTCAGGCGCCTGCCGCCAAGAAGCCGGCTGCCGACCCGACGACCCAGGCACAGCCGACTCCCCCGCCCGCGCCGCAGCCGCCGATGGGACGTGGACCAGGCATGGGGCGCGGACAGATGATGGGCCGTGGCCTGGGGCTGGGGCGTGGACAGATGATGGGCCGTGGCATGGGAATGGGTCCGATGCAACAGGGCCGGAAGTTTGGGCGGCAGCAGATGGCGCGCCGGTCCCTCATGGGCGCGGCAGGCATGGCCGGCCTGATGCGCCGCCTCAATCTCACGCAGGCACAGAAAGACCAGTTGAAGGGCTTCCGTGACCAGCGCCAGAAGGACATGACCGCCACCCGCGACAAGTTGCAGCCGGCGCGACAGAAACTCCGCGACGCGATGCGCGCGCAGATCCCGGACGAAGCCGCGGTCCGGGCGGCAGGCCTGGCGATGGCGACGGCACAGGCAGACCAAATGGCGCTACAGGCCAGGTCTCGCGCTCAGCTCATGAAAGTGCTGACGCCGGAGCAACAACAACAGTTCCGCCAGTTCCAACAGCGGATGACCGGGGGGCGCTCGAGACAGATGCGAATGCAGCCGGGCGGCATGATGGACCGACAGGGCAAGGGCTGGCGTCGGCGGGACTAGCCGCCTTCGCCCTGAGCTTGTCGAGGGGCTACGGCGTGTTAAAGCCGCCGTCGCCCGTCTCGCGTGGCAACACGATGTCGAAGACGGTCTCCAGTCCTTCCTGACTTCGAACGGTGACGCGGCCTCCGTGGCGCTCGACGATGGCCTTGACGATCGAGAGCCCGAGGCCGCTTCCTCGTTGATCGCCTGCTCGCGACGTGTCGGTTTTGTAGAACCGGTCAAACACGTGACCGATGTGCTCGGTGGGGATCCCTTCTCCGGTATCGCGAACAGACAACACCGCACTATCCGGGCGCGCACACGCACCGAATTCAATCCTGCCGCCGGATCCGGTGTGGCGTAACGCGTTGGCCGCCAGATTCTGGAGCGCCTGCTCCATGCGCACAGGATCGACGTGCACGGTCATCGACGGTGGATCGATGTGGCTGGTCAGCGTGGCGTTCTTCAGCCCGGCGTCGCGTTCGTGCCGTTCAATCACCCGACGGAACAACTCTTCGACCAGGATCTCCGTGCGAACCAGTGCCCCGCCTCCTGCCTCGAGCCGGGCCAGGTCCATCAAGTCGCCAATGAGCCGTTCGAGTCTGGCCGTCTCCTCGCGGACGATACCGAGGTAGCGTTGGCGCGTGTCGGCATTGAGCTCCAACTCGGCCATCGCGAGTGTCTCGAGGTATCCGCGTATCGCCGTCAGCGGCGTCATCAACTCATGGGACACGTCGGCCAGGAGTTGACGGCGATCGTGATCAGCCGCACGAAGGGCCTCCGCCCGGGCACTCAAGTCGGCCGCCATCCGGTTGAACGCCCGCGCTACAGCCGCAATCTCGTCGCCGCCTGTTTCCGGCGCACGCGCCGTCGCATCGCCCGTGCCGAGGCGCCGCGCGGCATCCTCGAGCTGGCCCAGTCGTCTGTGCGCAGGTCTGAAGATGAACACGCTCGCGAACATCGTGCCGATGATCACGAGCAGCGCCGCGATCGCCATCCCCACCGGCGCAACCTGGCGAATCACGACAGCCAGCGGCGCGTTTGGGGGAACCAACACCATCGCACGCACGCGATCGTGCACGACCACCGGGAAGAACGCGGCCGGTCGCCTTGGGCCCCGTCCCCCGCCCGGTTCAAGCCCCGGACCCGGCCCGAGTCCCGGTCCGAATCCTGGCCCGCCGCCGCGACCCGGCCCGAGCCCGGCACCCGGGCCCAGTGCGCGCCGCGTCAGGCGACGCAGCGCGGCCTCGCGCAGAAGGGGCGGCACATCTGCGTCCGGATGGGAGAGGAACATGCGGCCGTCGGGCAACACCAGCGCAACAGGCCGCCAGTGGGAGCCATAGTGCTCTCGCAGATAGGCCTCGACCTCGAGGTTCTCGTCCGCGGACCATGCCGTGCCCAGATCAGAGGCGACCAGCGCAGCCAGATCGAGTGTCGAGCGGCCGGCGACCGTGTCGGATGAACGCGCCAGAAACCAGACCGTCACGGCTCCCTGCACCACCATCAGGGTGGCGAGGAACGCGACAAATCCGATCGCGATGCGCCAGTACAGGCTGCGAAACCAGGCTCGTTCACTCATCGGCGAATTTGTACCCGCTTCCCCACACGGTCAGAACGTAACGCGGCGTGGCCGCGTCTGGCTCGATCTTCTTCCGCAGTCTCTTGACGAGCGCGTCGACGCTGCGCTCCGTCACGAACGTGTCGCCTTTCCACACGTTGGTCAGCAGGGCGTCCCGGGTGAAGACAATGCCGGGGCGCGACGCGAGTGTGCGGAGCAGGTTGAACTCCTGCGCGGTCAGGTCGACCTCGGCACCAGCGACCCTCACGCGGTGGCGCGCGAGATCAATCTCGAGATCCATCACTCGATAGACCTCGTCGCTGGACCCGCCGGCCTGTGTGGACGCCCCCTCGCCACCAGTCCTGGCGCCTGCCCGCCTCAGCAGCGCCCTGACGCGCGCGATGAACTCACGGACGCCGAACGGTTTGGTCAGATAGTCGTCGGCCCCGCTTTCGAGGCCGAGCACTTTGTCTGATTCTTCGCGCCTCGCCGTCAGCATCAGGATCGGCGTGTCGGCATTGGGGCCGCCGCGGCGCACCGCCCGGCAGACGGCGAGTCCGTCTATCGACGGGATCATCAGGTCGAGCACGACAATGTCGAATCGCTGCTCGTTGAGCGTCGCGAGTGCGTCCCGCCCGTCGGCGGACGGCGTGCAGATGAATCCTTCAAGCCCGAGATGCAGCGTGATCAGATCACGGATGTGCTGTTCGTCCTCGACGATCAACGCGCGCGGACTGTCGCTCACTGTCGGCCCCGTGTCACAGAAGTTTCACACGTGTGCCGCGATCGTGTCACGGCGGTTCCGTCAAATGTAGTAGACGCTCAAACAAGGAGATGGTCAATGGACTTCAAGAATCGCACGTTTCTCGCATCGCTCGCCGCCACGTTCGGCGTGGTCATCGTCGCCGGGCTCGGCATCGTCGCGCTCGGCGCGCAGCAGGGCCCACCTCCGGGACGTGGTCCTGGCGCGCGCGGACCCGGGATGTTCGGCGCCGGACCTCGCGGCCCGATGGCCGGGATGATGCGACGCGGTCTCGCTCAGTTGAATCTGACCGATGACCAGAAGACGAGGATCAAGAGCACCCTTGAGTCGAATAGGGACGCCACACAGGCGATCGCCAAGCGGATGATCGCCGCACGCGAAGCGCTGGGCGACGCCGTCACGGCCGACACGATCGTCGAAGCGGACATTCGCGCGAAAGCCGCCGCGGTGGCCGTCGTCGAAGCCGACGCGGCGGTGCTGCGGGCCAATGTTCGCGCGCAGGTGTTCGCGTTGCTGACGCCGGAACAGGTGGCCAAGGCCAAGCAGTTGCGTGCCGTAGGGAACGGCCGCATCAAGCAGTTCCTTGGCCGCATGCTCGGCCGCGACGGCCGGGGCGGGCCGGGTGGTCCCGGGCGCGTCGGCGGCTGGTTCTAAGGCTGGTTAGCTCTTGACTCGTCCCCGACCCTTGCGCACGACCCAGCAGATGATGAGCACCATCACGAGCAGCGCGAGCCCTCCGCTCACGGCGAAGAGCATCAGGGTCGAATAGAGAATAGATGTGCGTTCAATGCGGGCTTCGATCTCGATGGGCTTGCCGGCCTGACGATCGACAAGCGTCTGTTCCCAGACGAGGATGTTGCCGCGCTTCAGGTTGTCCGCGCCGGCGTTGTGGTAGCGGATTCGACTCGGCAGGTGCAGGCGCACAGCCACCAGCTCGCTGCCGTTCCAACCCACCGGGCCGACGGGCTTGGCAGCCGACGCCCCCATGCGCTGCCGATAGACCAGCAGGTCATCAAGGCGATCGATCTGGTAGGTCGACCAGGCCAACAGCGGCGCCTGGCCCAGCTTCGTAATGTCGTCGACCTGCAGCCGAACCTGGACGAACCGGCGGCCAAACCTCCGCCAGGCGCTGACGCGAACCACGTGCGCCACGTCCGAGTTGTAGATCTTCCGCACGACGTCACGGTCGAGCGGCGCGCTCGGATCCGTCTTCAGGTCGACGCCACGCAGGTTGACCAGCGCGGCCAGCGACGTGTTGACGTAGACGGAGGCGCTACCGTCGACCGACAGGTAGATCTCTTCTTCGTACTCGTATTGCCGGACCAGCCCGCTCCCACACCCTGACGCCCCGAGGACGGCAAGACCAACGACGCCGAGGAGGATCGCTACTCTGAAGGACGCGCGCGCGCCTGACTCCATAAGCTAGCCATGATATAGGATTGCGGGCTGGGGACCACACGCATGCCCACGTTCTACCTGATCGACGGCAGCTCCCAGATGTACCGGGCGTACCACGCCATTCGGGGACTGACCGGGCCTGACGGCCGTTCCACCAACGCGGTGTTCGGCTTCGTCATGATGCTCCGCAGGTTGGTGGCCGACCATCGGCCCGACCTGATCGCCGCCGCGTTCGACCTGGCGGGGCCGACGTTTCGGAGCGAATTAGCCGGCGACTACAAAGCGCACCGCCCGCCGATGCCGCCTGATCTGGAGGAACAGATTCCGTGGGTCCATCGCTCGTGCGAAGCACTGGGCGTCCCGGTGCTCACATCCGTTGGATTCGAGGCGGACGATGTGATCGGGACGCTGGCCCTCAAGGGCGCGGCCGCGGGTTTCGATGTGGCCATTGTCACCGGCGACAAGGATTTCTATCAACTGGTGGGCGAGCGAATTCGCGTGTTCAACCCGCGGGACGACGGCACCTGGTACGACGAAGCCGGCGTCGTCGAGAAGTTCGGCGTGCCACCGCGGCAGGTGATCGACGTACTGGCGCTGACCGGTGACGCGGTCGACAACGTGAAAGGCGTCCCCGGCATTGGCGAGAAGGGTGCCCGCGAGTTGCTGGCGCAGTTTGGCTCTCTCGATGCCCTGCTCGAACAGGCCGCCGCCATCACGCAGAAGCGGTACCGCGAAGCCCTGCTGACCAACGCCGATGCCGCGCGCTTGAGCCGGGAACTGGTCACCATCCGTTGCGACGTACCCGTCGAAGCCGACCTTGAGCGTTTCCGCTACCCGGGTCCCGCACGCGAGGCGTGTTACACGCTGTTCGCCGAACTCGGATTCAAGACGCTCACCCGTGAGTTCGCACCGGCACACGAGACCGCGGCGGTCGTTCGCGACTACGAGGTCGTCGATTCGATTGAGGGGCTCGAGACACTCGTCGGCGAGCTCCGGGTGGCTGGACGATTCGGCCTGCGCGTCGTGGGAGACGACCCGGCGCCCATGCACGCGCGCCTGGTGGGCATCGCGCTCTCTGCGCGTGAGGGGCACGCCCGTTATGTCCCGCTCGGTCACCGCTCGCTTGATGAGCATTCCAATCTTTCGGAGCGGGCCGTGCTCGACGTGTTGCGACCGCTGCTCGAGGATCCGGTGCTTCAGGTGGCCGGTCACGACCTGAAGACCGACATGATCATCCTGGCGCGTCATGGAGTGAGGCTGGGCGGTCGCGCGTTCGACACGATGCTGGCCAGCTACCTGCTCGATTCCACGCGGGCGCCGCACGCACTCGAGACCATCGCGCTCGAGCACATCGGCGTCCGGGCCGCGACCGAGGAACTCACCTACGGGAAGGGCGCCAAGGCGATCCAAGCCTCGGACCTGCCGGCGACGGCCACGCTGGCATTTGCCGGAGAGCGTGCCGAGTTGCCGTTGCGGCTGGCCGGGACGCTACAGGACCAGCTCGCCAGTCACTCGCTGGCCGAGCTGAACGACACGATGGAGCTGCCGCTCGTCCCCATCCTTGCCGAGATTGAGCAGATCGGGGTGCGCGTCGATACGGCGGCGCTCGCCGCGCTGTCGAAGCGTCTCGAACGGGATCTCCAGGCCCTTGGTCTCCGGATCTTCGAGATGGGCGGCGGCGAGTTCAACATCAACTCGCCGAAGCAACTGGCCGAAGTCCTGTTCGAGCGGCTGCAGTTGCCCGCGTCGAAAAAGACCGGCAAGACGCGCGTGGCCTCCACCGCCGTCGACGTGCTGGAGGAACTCGCGCTCACGCACGAACTGCCGCGACTCATCCTCGAGTGGCGCAGCATGCAGAAGCTCAAGGGGACCTACATCGACGCGCTTCCGCTGCTGGTTCACGCAGACACCGGGCGCGTCCATACCAGCTTCAATCAGGCGGTTGCCGCCACGGGGCGGCTGAGCAGCAGCGATCCGAATCTGCAGAACATCCCGGTCCGCACCGAACTCGGACGGGAGATCAGGCAGGCGTTTATCGCCGACCCCGGCTGCGTGTTGATCTCAGCCGACTACTCCCAAATCGAACTGCGCGTGCTGGCCCACCTCGCGGGCGATCAAGCACTGATCGAGGCGTTCAAGCGCGGAGAGGACATTCACGATCGGACCGCCGACGCGATCTTCGGACCAGGCAGCACGAAGGACCGCAAAGAGCGACGCACCGTCGCGAAGATGATCAACTACGCGCTGCTGTACGGAAAGACCGCGTTCACGCTGGCGAAGGATATCGGCGTGACGCAGCAGGCGGCGCAAGCCTTTATCGATGCCTACTTTGCGGGGTTCCCAGGTGTGCGCCGGTTTCTCGATCGCACCCTTGAGGAGGCGCGTGTTTCCGGTGTGGTGAAGACACTGTTCGGCCGGCGGCGGCCGGTGCCGGAGTTGACGAGCCAGAACGGCCAGGTGCGCAGCGCGGCCGAGCGGATTGCCGTCAACATGCCGATCCAGGGCACGGCGGCCGACATCATGAAACGGGCGATGATTGACGTGCATCGCGCCCTGGCTGGCCATCGGGCGGCGCCCGGCGGGCGGCATCCGCGCATGATCCTGACGGTCCACGACGAACTGGTGTTCGAGGTCCGGCGCGAGGACGCCAGCGAAATCGCGGCGCTCGTCCGGGAATTGATGGAAGCCGCGGCCACGTTGGCCGTGCCGCTGACGGTGGACGTCGGCATCGGGGACAACTGGAACGACGCCAAGCCGTAGACATCTCCGATGGGCCTCATCGTGCCGGATGAAGCAAACTCTCATCACCCCGGCGAAAGCCGGGGTCCAGAGAGGTACACGGCTGGATTCCGGCGTACGCCGGAATGACGAGTACAAGGAGAAGAGAGAGGGAAAGCGACCAGATTGCTTTTCCACGTCAATCTTAGAATTTCTCGGAGACTCCGTCTGTAATTGGTCCCGACCCCTATAATGGATTCCCGTGGAACCTCTCGTTGTCCCCCGCGACCAGCACACGCTCTCGCGACGGGATGTTGATCCAGACGCGCTAAAGGTCCTCTACCGCCTGAAGGATGCCGGGTTCTCCGCCTACCTTGTCGGGGGCGGTGTGCGGGATCTGCTGCTCGGGCGACGGCCGAAAGACTTCGACATCGGCACCGACGCGCACCCGTACCAGATCAAGAAGCTGTTCCGGAACTGCTGGATCATCGGTCGCCGGTTCCGATTGGCTCACGTCGTGTTCGGCAAGAAAGTCATCGAGGTCGCCACGTTCCGCCGCCAGGTGACCGACGATGAGATGGCCGAGGCGAAGGCGGCGGCTGAGAGCGGCGAAGCGCGGTTGCCAGACGACCACCAGCACCTGATTCATCGCGACAACACGTTCGGCACGGCCGAAGAAGACGCGTTCCGCCGTGACTTCACGATCAACGCGCTCTTCTACGACATCGCCACCTTTTCGATCATCGACTATGTGGGCGGGTTGCAGGACCTGCGCGCCCGCGTGGTCAAGTGCATTGGCGATCCGGAGGTCAGGTTTCGCGAAGACCCGGTGCGCATGCAGCGGGCGATTTCGTTCGGAGCGCGGCTGGAGTTCGACGTCGACCAGCCCATTCTTCAAGCGATCGCCCGTCATCGCGGCGAGATCGCGAAAGCCGCCCCACCGCGATTGATGGATGAGTACTACAAGATTCTGCGGACCGGCTGCGCGCGCCGCACGTTCGAGGCGTTGAAGCGGGTCGGGCTGTTCGAACCGCTCAGCCCGGTCCTGCACGAGCAGGCCGGCGACACATTGTGGGCGTCGCTCGATCGTCTCGACGCGTACCGC
This window of the Acidobacteriota bacterium genome carries:
- a CDS encoding VWA domain-containing protein — protein: MRRWRADRAPRVLVVVALVAAFGATLPGQQDQSPRYRFKTGVELVNVTATVTDRAGRFVGNLTRDDFGVYEDGVLQSIDYFSRERVPVSLGIVLDTSGSMVGDKIRAAQRALDRFLVELLGPDDEVFLYRIGDEPLLVQGWTTDRDALRRQLGRITPTGETALYDTVARAVALAQTGTHRKKALVIISDGNDNASTIGVRQVRQLILQSELLVYAIGLDGNAGIMRIAQQRGPQRPRPPVRIPWPPTLPRGGGFPPQNPPIPAIPPPSGGLPHSSEEGVNATALRAITDDSGGRTEIIRSSLDLDPATAGIADELSRQYSLAYSPTSPKDGRWHNIRVVVKNRDCLVRARRGYVAGVVGKTERSVS
- a CDS encoding ZIP family metal transporter, translated to MSLLLIAISLAILGSVGGIVLGAVLLVFRESVRTKLVPWLVSYAVGTLLGVALLDILPEALQSLKPTPVFGALLGGIMAFFILEKLVLWHHCHDDQCESHKAAAPLILIGHSVHNLIDGTMIAAATYVSIPLGVTTALAVAAHEIPQEVGDFAILLHAGYSRMKALWLNVLSGMSAAGGVLLAFVAIDRSRDIVPYFLPVAAASFLYIAMSDLIPSLHRNPLEGGAIRQVLLVGAGILTVTLL
- a CDS encoding BON domain-containing protein, which produces MTRLRHIATGLMLVALIAAPILAQDERKDLQIFKDASDAVLRYPRFTIFDDVSASIDQGVVTLAGKVTMPFKRTDIEDRVARVAGVKRVDNSITVLPVSIADDDLRYFIARAIYGNSAFWQYATMTNPPIHVIVERGRVTLTGVVSSNVERMLARSLAAGFGEFSITSELKTDAEVRSALEKIGM
- a CDS encoding GNAT family N-acetyltransferase, which gives rise to MASHFTFGAQPTVLRCGRCGKSVDWQDARLQVVCQCRAHLDLPPVLVREGADDDRVAVMDLFRRDFGRSKMVAFGSLLALDDAPALVAVMKNELAGALAYRLRGDGLQIVALATEATWQRSGVGGYLVAEAELLARRLDLPKVVFCTTNDNLPSLYFYQRRGYQITEVIVGALVPHNPPPDNTGFAGIEVRDEIRLEKVLTSQSSPVRS
- a CDS encoding Spy/CpxP family protein refolding chaperone; the protein is MKRRAVWAVAAIAVAGLLVETGAYAQTAPPAQQPPKAQAPAAKKPAADPTTQAQPTPPPAPQPPMGRGPGMGRGQMMGRGLGLGRGQMMGRGMGMGPMQQGRKFGRQQMARRSLMGAAGMAGLMRRLNLTQAQKDQLKGFRDQRQKDMTATRDKLQPARQKLRDAMRAQIPDEAAVRAAGLAMATAQADQMALQARSRAQLMKVLTPEQQQQFRQFQQRMTGGRSRQMRMQPGGMMDRQGKGWRRRD
- a CDS encoding HAMP domain-containing sensor histidine kinase, with amino-acid sequence MSERAWFRSLYWRIAIGFVAFLATLMVVQGAVTVWFLARSSDTVAGRSTLDLAALVASDLGTAWSADENLEVEAYLREHYGSHWRPVALVLPDGRMFLSHPDADVPPLLREAALRRLTRRALGPGAGLGPGRGGGPGFGPGLGPGPGLEPGGGRGPRRPAAFFPVVVHDRVRAMVLVPPNAPLAVVIRQVAPVGMAIAALLVIIGTMFASVFIFRPAHRRLGQLEDAARRLGTGDATARAPETGGDEIAAVARAFNRMAADLSARAEALRAADHDRRQLLADVSHELMTPLTAIRGYLETLAMAELELNADTRQRYLGIVREETARLERLIGDLMDLARLEAGGGALVRTEILVEELFRRVIERHERDAGLKNATLTSHIDPPSMTVHVDPVRMEQALQNLAANALRHTGSGGRIEFGACARPDSAVLSVRDTGEGIPTEHIGHVFDRFYKTDTSRAGDQRGSGLGLSIVKAIVERHGGRVTVRSQEGLETVFDIVLPRETGDGGFNTP
- a CDS encoding response regulator transcription factor; translation: MSDSPRALIVEDEQHIRDLITLHLGLEGFICTPSADGRDALATLNEQRFDIVVLDLMIPSIDGLAVCRAVRRGGPNADTPILMLTARREESDKVLGLESGADDYLTKPFGVREFIARVRALLRRAGARTGGEGASTQAGGSSDEVYRVMDLEIDLARHRVRVAGAEVDLTAQEFNLLRTLASRPGIVFTRDALLTNVWKGDTFVTERSVDALVKRLRKKIEPDAATPRYVLTVWGSGYKFADE
- a CDS encoding Spy/CpxP family protein refolding chaperone codes for the protein MDFKNRTFLASLAATFGVVIVAGLGIVALGAQQGPPPGRGPGARGPGMFGAGPRGPMAGMMRRGLAQLNLTDDQKTRIKSTLESNRDATQAIAKRMIAAREALGDAVTADTIVEADIRAKAAAVAVVEADAAVLRANVRAQVFALLTPEQVAKAKQLRAVGNGRIKQFLGRMLGRDGRGGPGGPGRVGGWF